From a region of the Trichoderma atroviride chromosome 6, complete sequence genome:
- a CDS encoding uncharacterized protein (EggNog:ENOG41~BUSCO:EOG092D2A39), producing the protein MDDLSGLDWSANAAGNKPKPMAANPSYPPYRSSPSPFGTGQSTPLPQQPNNSVPKAAPAKAAQDSFSNLAFGLPKATQKLSLAERQAQLEAEKRKKEEERRKLAEAQFGNGQHWDALGSRGFTPSPAPQQQQQKPAPAKSSAKDDDDDLFAAFNRDTKVDNASHYPPPAPSKDRLDLTDSSAWGSTTASNGNGAFGGVDDDDPFGLHEMKPAASASAGRGTSSGADDFDFLGDLGKPVDEVKREQQAKQEALRSEPGKPIEDDSSSSDDDDEPIERNVERVPRVNKDPFDKAVAQLVDYGFSPEQARRGLVESGTGFNAQAAANWLLDEAHRKSKEASQGRGSQGRNSPASGSQNQRSDSRSPARGEVDFAKTAAAMGNTLFKSANTLWKTGQKKMQQAVAEFQQEGQGDPSQPKWMRDAQQAQARPRPPQGSSSATDEALMLETGSRPPPARSSSSSRPAVDPRAGPQISRGSSPALSSGTPSRNSPVPRWQQQTAPPPMVSDARSRLNRLAADDDDSFSSYVSASRRKKASPAPEPKKSEPEPDLLFGSQASRPTQRTPSPAVQRSTPTTSSQPRPAPAAAPPRKVTPRPARQIPPISPAALQASTTHRLQGTTHFKRGDYAAAHASYSSSLSSVPTTHPLMIILLTNRALTALKTGEPKQAVTDADEALKIIGPGNGQGETVAVKNEAGQEENRDMKELYGKALSRKAEALEQMERWADAGTVWKQCVEAGVGGPTAVKGRQRCQDALAPKPKPVPRPAAKPRPQPSAASRAPQKDSEAVTRLREANQAAAKEDDEKFALADKVDAKVSAWRDGKRENLRALLASMDAVLWENSGWKKVGLHELVMANKVKISYMKAIAKTHPDKLPQDASTEVRLIAGLVFSTLNESWDKFKADNGL; encoded by the exons ATGGATGATCTCTCGGGCCTCGATTGGAGCGCAAACGCCGCCGgcaacaagcccaagcccatgGCCGCCAACCCCTCGTATCCTCCGTATCGATCGTCGCCGTCTCCCTTTGGCACAGGGCAAAGCACGCCGCTGCCCCAGCAGCCAAACAACTCGGTTCCTAAAGCGGCGCCGGCAAAGGCTGCGCAAGACAGCTTCAGCAATCTGGCTTTTGGCCTGCCCAAAGCCACACAGAAATTGTCCCTAGCCGAAAGACAGGCGCAGCTGGAAGCCGAGAAacgaaagaaggaagaagagcgacggAAGTTGGCAGAGGCGCAGTTTGGAAATGGACAACACTGGGATGCGCTGGGATCTCGAGGCTTCACTCCTAGTCCTgcgcctcagcagcaacagcaaaagCCTGCGCCTGCCAAGAGCTCAGCcaaggacgacgatgacgacctCTTTGCCGCATTCAACAGAGATACAAAGGTGGATAATGCCAGCCATTATCCTCCACCCGCACCAAGTAAAGACAGACTGGACTTGACAGACTCCTCAGCATGGGGCTCAACAACGGCATCTAATGGCAACGGGGCTTTTGGAGgagttgatgatgacgatCCTTTCGGATTGCACGAGATGAAGCctgctgcttcagcttcagctggcCGGGGCACTTCCTCTGGCGCAGATGATTTTGACTTTCTGGGAGACCTCGGGAAGCCTGTAGATGAAGTTAAAAGGGAACAACAGGCAAAACAAGAAGCATTGAGAAGCGAGCCAGGAAAACCCATTGAAGATGACTCGAGCTCTtccgatgacgacgacgaaccTATCGAACGAAACGTTGAGCGAGTGCCTAGGGTGAACAAGGATCCCTTTGACAAAGCTGTTGCGCAACTTGTCGATTATGGATTTAGCCCCGAGCAGGCCAGACGAGGGCTTGTGGAGAGCGGAACGGGATTCAATGCGCAAGCAGCGGCTAACTGGCTCTTGGACGAGGCTCATAGGAAATCAAAAGAGGCATCACAAGGTCGGGGCTCTCAAGGGCGAAATTCCCCCGCATCGGGAAGCCAGAATCAGCGAAGTGATAGTCGATCACCTGCAAGGGGAGAGGTTGACTTTGCAAAGACGGCGGCTGCTATGGGAAACACACTATTCAAGTCTGCCAATACTCTATGGAAGACTggacaaaagaagatgcaacAAGCGGTGGCGGAATTCCAgcaagaaggacaaggagacCCAAGCCAGCCGAAATGGATGCGCGATGCTCAGCAGGCACAAGCACGGCCGAGACCTCCCCAAGGTAGCTCCAGCGCAACGGATGAGGCGCTCATGCTTGAGACTGGTAGTAGACCACCACCtgccaggagcagcagcagcagtcgccCTGCCGTGGACCCAAGAGCTGGGCCTCAGATTTCACGAGGATCATCACCTGCCCTATCTTCGGGAACTCCAAGCCGAAATAGCCCCGTTCcacgatggcagcagcagacagcgccgccgcccatggTGTCGGATGCAAGATCAAGGCTGAACAGACTTGCAGcggacgatgacgacagcTTCTCTAGCTATGTAAGTGCTAGTaggagaaagaaggcaagCCCAGCGCCAGAGCCTAAGAAATCTGAGCCTGAGCCGGATCTACTCTTCGGCTCGCAGGCGTCAAGACCAACGCAGCGAACTCCCTCTCCAGCAGTCCAGCgatcaacgccaacaacCTCAAGTCAGCCTcggccagcaccagcggccGCACCTCCGCGCAAGGTCACACCTCGGCCTGCTCGACAAATTCCTCCCATTAGCCCTGCAGCACTGCAGGCATCGACAACGCATAGGCTACAGGGAACTACGCATTTCAAACGAGGCGACTATGCCGCAGCGCATGCGTCTTACTCATCATCTCTGTCCTCTGTTCCTACAACGCATCCCCTGATGATTATCTTACTCACAAACCGTGCATTAACTGCTCTGAAGACCGGAGAGCCTAAACAGGCAGTGACTGATGCAGACGAAGCGCTCAAAATCATTGGGCCCGGGAACGGCCAAGGAGAGACAGTAGCCGTAAAGAATGAGGctgggcaagaagagaaCCGTGACATGAAAGAGCTCTATGGCAAGGCGCTAAGCAGGAAAGCagaggcgctggagcagatggagagatgggcGGACGCAGGCACGGTCTGGAAGCAATGCGTTGAGGCTGGTGTTGGCGGACCCACGGCTGTCAAGGGCCGTCAGCGATGCCAGGACGCCCTTGctcccaagcccaagcctgttccaaggccagcagcaaagccTCGACCACAACCCTCTGCGGCTAGTCGAGCACCTCAGAAAGATTCAGAGGCAGTCACACGGCTGCGTGAAGCTAACCaggctgctgccaaagaggatgacgagaaATTTGCCCTAGCAGACAAGGTCGACGCCAAGGTATCCGCATGGAGAGAcgggaagagagagaatctTCGGGCTCTACTGGCCAGTATGGATGCAGTGCTCTGGGAGAATAGTGGTTGGAAGAAGGTTGGGCTGCATGAGCTGGTCATGGCGAACAAGGTGAAGATTTCGTACATGAAGGCGATTGCAAAGACCCACCCTGACAAG CTTCCGCAAGACGCAAGTACTGAGGTGAGACTCATTGCTGGGTTGGTGTTTAGCACCCTGAATGAGAGCTGGGACAAGTTTAAAGCAGACAATGGGCTATGA
- a CDS encoding uncharacterized protein (EggNog:ENOG41~SECRETED:SignalP(1-18)): MLKSVIAVTAGLVASADAFWRMECQGRVGLARMDPIVYPGSDSPHMHAIHGSSAFSETSGTSELLTGNCTSCRVTQDKSAYWHPALYFQDASTQEYELVPQVGGMLAYYLLYGDNIKAFPTDFRMVAGDTTRRTYTAGDPTQPDPPKSLWASLGQTSQEILAQRALGFNCLNYDKAPEGTLYRHFMPDKAYLDANCKDGIRFEIMFPSCWKGGDATDSANHKDHVAYPDLVMTGDCPAGYPARLPSMLFEVIWNTNAFAGRNGQFVIANRDTTGYGLHADFIMGWDENFLQQAVNTCTNPSGLIEDCPLFDVVDQSTAMQCQLEDMPANLRKEDGNGPFKQLFGGMDGHGQSQPTSKPTKVSTAPTLPYQPGVTAPVKGSPLPGQVFKDGSSDGYSGGVQIAAIESSPAVTPAPVGAAATPATFVSTQYITVGNVVSEILWKQAYTTVTVDAQPSTVTVTATGAPPAKHRRSVHGHGHGHSHGHGHGQGQGQL, encoded by the exons ATGCTCAAGTCTGTCATCGCCGTCACCGCGGGGCTGGTCGCCTCTGCCGACGCTTTCTGGCGCATGGAGTGTCAGGGACGTGTTGGCCTGGCACGAATGGACCCGATTGTCTATCCCGGCTCTGACTCGCCTCACATGCACGCTATTCACGGCTCGTCGG CGTTTTCTGAGACTTCTGGCACCTCCGAGCTGCTGACCGGCAACTGTACATCATGCCGTGTAACTCAAGACAAATCTGCTTACTGGCACCCTGCGTTGTACTTTCAAGACGCCAGCACTCAGGAATATGAACTAGTCCCCCAAGTTGGCGGTATGCTTGC ATACTATCTTCTCTACGGAGACAACATCAAAGCTTTCCCTACCGACTTTCGAATGGTGGCCGGCGACACCACCCGACGCACTTACACAGCTGGCGATCCCACTCAACCTGACCCGCCAAAGTCCCTCTGGGCTTCGTTAGGTCAAACAAGCCAAGAAATTTTGGCCCAGCGCGCCCTCGGTTTCAACTGCCTTAACTACGACAAGGCCCCTGAAGGTACTTTGTACCGCCACTTCATGCCAGACAAGGCTTACCTCGATGCCAACTGCAAAGATGGTATCCGTTTCGAGATCATGTTCCCATCATGCTGGAAGGGAGGCGATGCGACCGATAGCGCCAACCACAAGGACCACGTTGCCTACCCTGATCTCGTCATGACTGGAGACTGCCCTGCGGGTTACCCTGCTCGTCTTCCAAGCATGCTGTTCGAGGTCATCTGGAACACCAATGCCTTTGCTGGCCGCAATGGTCAATTCGTCATTGCTAACAGAGACACTACTG GTTACGGACTTCATGCCGACTTCATCATGGGCTGGGACGAAAACTTCCTGCAGCAGGCCGTCAACACTTGCACCAACCCCTCTGGCCTCATCGAAGACTGCCCTCTTTTCGACGTCGTTGACCAAAGCACCGCGATGCAGTGCCAGCTCGAGGACATGCCTGCGAATCTGCGAAAGGAGGACGGCAATGGTCCTTTCAAGCAGCTGTTTGGAGGAATGGACGGACACGGCCAGAGCCAGCCTACCAGCAAGCCTACCAAGGTCTCAACTGCCCCTACCCTACCCTACCAGCCTGGTGTCACTGCACCCGTCAAGGGCTCTCCTCTTCCCGGACAGGTCTTCAAGGATGGATCCTCTGATGGCTACTCTGGTGGTGTGCAGATTGCTGCCATTGAATCGAGCCCTGCAGTTACTCCAGCCCCGGTGGGAGCGGCTGCCACTCCCGCCACTTTCGTCAGCACTCAGTACATCACCGTCGGCAACGTCGTTAGTGAAATCCTATGGAAGCAGGCATACACTACCGTCACTGTGGATGCCCAGCCCTCAACTGTGACTGTTACCGCGACTGGTGCTCCTCCTGCCAAGCACCGACGCAGTGTTCATGGTCATGGACACGGCCacagccacggccacggccacggccaaggacaaggacagcTCTAA
- a CDS encoding uncharacterized protein (EggNog:ENOG41~TransMembrane:1 (i21-47o)): MSYATRVLRREVEQTEHPIGLGWLLAIALCGGILLFTAIGLLLVWWVKKTRHRHSGPRMVYGYSATHNSLMPPSSSRLIKRRLLGSQSFSKISSRLSSRFSFSGGAQQHAVPPPLPTYEGVQLPERRRTVSRGRKRSRSWVDEDDLHGPKMVRNNKRNARDSWFGRDGRLGMAPTLPNVGMFVPESEKGYVQVSEQPMAQGPQSRWLPRSQTEPRLATIPGSPLSPRDDRSSSVEVVPLPVRGLTVPGAQQPAHIRPAHMRPSKTDPSLKGILRSTELRLSQRSSRSPVKASESSSAVKVSPTKSSCSSRTGASGRSGHGWRASGSPSKRGGSFAGSRNNSTSSIGSAANSLILAATQELELPGGASSPSRARSVHWEQDQQQTGNRSPERAQYTTSLTQSPQRQSPQRQNAQRHSPQQQSPQRQSPQRQNPQMMRMMPHVQMQAPHMKFPQMQHPQLVFPQMQRPSISHVQQQHSSKKSSERRMSVDSDKSSSLSTLYSTNEPEEEERPRPQQQQQQAQDDDPFVEKGGPRRWPSWQARQRHPNMDSTQRRVKALSVASLASLTLGEPSGPPPSRPVSAISRPGMSCQGGLDASCDI; encoded by the coding sequence ATGAGCTACGCGACGCGTGTGCTTCGACGAGAAGTCGAGCAGACGGAGCATCCAattgggctgggctggctgcTTGCCATTGCGCTCTGCGGCGGCATCCTGCTCTTCACGGCAATCGGATTATTGCTCGTATGGTGGGTGAAGAAGACTCGCCACCGCCATTCGGGCCCGCGGATGGTATACGGATATTCGGCGACGCACAACTCACTCAtgccgccgtcgtcgtcgcggCTGATCAagcggcggctgctggggtCCCAGTCATTCAGCAAGATCTCCAGTCGACTTTCCAGCCGGTTTTCGTTTTCTGGCGGAGCGCAGCAGCATGCTGtgccgccgcctctgccgACATATGAGGGCGTCCAGCTGCcggagaggagaaggacgGTTTCGAGGGGCAGGAAGAGGTCGAGGAGCTGggttgacgaggatgattTGCATGGGCCGAAGATGGTGCGGAACAATAAGAGGAATGCGAGGGACTCGTGGTTTGGGAGAGATGGGCGCTTGGGGATGGCGCCGACGCTGCCTAATGTTGGCATGTTTGTGCCAGAGTCTGAGAAAGGATACGTGCAGGTTAGCGAGCAGCCGATGGCGCAAGGCCCGCAGTCGAGATGGCTACCGCGGAGCCAGACTGAGCCAAGGTTGGCTACGATACCTGGCTCGCCGTTGTCGCCGCGCGATGATCGCTCATCGTCGGTGGAAGTTGTGCCTCTCCCCGTTCGAGGATTGACGGTGCCCGgtgcccagcagccagctcACATCCGGCCGGCTCATATGCGGCCGTCAAAGACAGATCCAAGCCTCAAGGGCATCTTGCGTTCAACAGAGCTGAGGCTCTCTCAGAGGAGCTCGCGCTCTCCCGTCAAGGCATCTGAATCGTCGTCTGCCGTAAAGGTGTCGCCAACCAAATCATCTTGCAGCAGCCGAACTGGCGCATCAGGGAGATCGGGCCACGGCTGGCGTGCATCGGGTAGTCCATCCAAGAGAGGCGGCTCTTTTGCTGGAAGCAGAAACAACTCCACAAGCTCCATTGGAAGCGCTGCGAATAGCTTGATCCTGGCGGCGACGCAAGAGCTTGAACTGCCTGGCGGTGCATCTAGCCCTAGTAGAGCTAGGAGTGTGCATTGGGAACAAGACCAACAACAGACGGGGAATAGAAGCCCTGAGAGGGCCCAGTATACGACGTCTCTGACTCAGAGCCCGCAACGACAGAGCCCTCAGCGACAGAATGCCCAGAGACATAGTCCTCAGCAGCAGAGTCCTCAACGACAGAGTCCGCAGAGACAAAATCctcagatgatgaggatgatgccCCATGTGCAGATGCAGGCTCCACACATGAAGTTCCCCCAGATGCAGCACCCGCAGCTTGTTTTCCCTCAGATGCAACGTCCTTCCATATCGCatgtccagcagcagcattcttCAAAGAAGAGCTCCGAGCGTCGGATGTCTGTTGACAGCGACAAATCAAGCTCCCTGTCGACCCTCTACAGTACCAATGagccggaagaagaagaaagaccaagaccacagcaacagcaacaacaagctCAAGATGACGATCCTTTTGTAGAAAAGGGCGGTCCCAGGAGGTGGCCTAGCTGGCAAGCGCGCCAGAGACATCCAAACATGGACTCGACGCAGAGGCGGGTGAAGGCGTTGAGTGTAGCATCATTGGCATCATTGACACTGGGCGAGCCGTCGGGTCCACCGCCGTCGAGACCAGTCTCGGCGATTTCACGGCCGGGTATGAGCTGTCAGGGGGGGCTTGATGCCTCCTGTGATATTTGA
- a CDS encoding uncharacterized protein (EggNog:ENOG41), translated as MPYLLEAPSEASFASVSVDSDATEVPASEMQRVDWVDSSDSASSSPTTPTRNTQFRDTSSSPYDEREIMSLLMGTAPTHRSLPLPPSPSMMVSDGSIVTILSPPPRGDGGGGLVRQASTSSSIYTLESFITAEPGTALTPSPPRRSPIRSLVEGQRLSNTVAELRRMNSMISTYSVASLASTVAGEGDSPTLPASLSSSGAGLTASRSIRIGTASIGSRHYLNIGSETRRSMIVTGSRRYGPRRSLHRRAETYHYGKENLGLGLRLSCIMDETIDVVTQDVVAQEEGDAIDGDNLVEIIEGIPSVVLSQKLTPVEQLIAAEQRQNFHRASMDSLELYDNDGFLLSSPERDAKRRGLGVWAMEIGY; from the exons ATGCCCTATCTGCTCGAGGCGCCTTCAGAAGCGAGCTTCGCCTCGGTGTCGGTGGACTCGGATGCGACTGAAGTGCCCGCGAGCGAGATGCAAAGAGTAGACTGGGTTGACAGCAGCGACTCGGCGTCGTCGAGTCCCACGACACCAACCAGGAATACACAGTTCCGCGAcacgtcctcatcgccgtatgacgagagagagattaTGTCCTTGTTGATGGGGACGGCGCCGACTCATCGATCTTTACCGCTACCTCCTTCGCCTAGCATGATGGTTTCTgatggcagcatcgtcacgATTCTTTCGCCTCCGCCTCGCGGCGACGGCGGAGGAGGTCTGGTGCGCCAGGCGTCTACCTCGAGTTCCATATACACTCTTGAATCTTTCATTACCGCCGAGCCAGGAACCGCATTAACACCCTCGCCACCTCGCAGATCTCCTATACGGTCACTCGTCGAAGGTCAAAGGTTGAGCAACACTGTCGCCGAGCTGCGCCGGATGAACAGCATGATCAGCACATACAGCGTCGCGTCGTTGGCCTCCACGgttgctggagaaggcgacTCGCCTACTCTCCCTGCGTCGTTGAGTAGCAGCGGCGCCGGGCTGACTGCGTCTCGATCCATTCGTATTGGCACGGCAAGCATTGGCAGCAGGCATTACCTCAACATTGGCAGCGAAACCAGGAGATCCATGATTGTTACAGGCAGCCGTCGATATGGGCCGAGGAGATCGTTGCACCGCCGCGCAGAGACTTACCATTATGGCAAGGAGAATCTGGGGCTGGGCTTGCGACTATCCTGCATCATGGACGAGACTATCGATGTTGTTACGCAAGATGTCGTTGCGCaggaagagggagatgcAATCGACGGTGACAACCTCGTCGAGATTATCGAGGGAATCCCTTCGGTTGTACTGAGTCAGAAACTGACTCCCGTGGAGCAACTCATTGCCGCGGAGCAGCGACAGAATTTCCATCGGGCGAGTATGGATAGCCTTGAGCTGTATGACAATGATGGGTTTTTGCTGAGCTCGCCGGAGAGAGATGCGAAGAGGAGAGGT TTAGGTGTCTGGGCAATGGAGATTGGGTACTAG
- a CDS encoding uncharacterized protein (EggNog:ENOG41), whose protein sequence is MERPQEHTTCWNRSLSQSRHSSLSHPPPPSRTTTKRCLPTSPPSPLGIPNASDDPSSQPKAKYVVSNSGHAAHPDDIIASCRALQAHITKMQEDADKDLRELEERIRERELAEKRRLAPGWLDSDARLLEPERSGPGHQIEPSPPTSTGQSDQGGSGDISSEEGAQLDRAFGDMALR, encoded by the coding sequence ATGGAAAGGCCACAGGAGCACACCACCTGCTGGAACAGGTCCCTCTCACAGTCTCGCCATTCGTCTCTCTCCCATCCGCCACCACCCTCTCGTACAACTACAAAACGATGCCTTCCAACATCCCCCCCCTCGCCATTGGGCATCCCCAACGCGTCAGATGACCCCTCCTCACAGCCAAAAGCCAAGTACGTGGTATCAAACTCCGGCCATGCCGCGCATCCCGATGATATCATTGCATCGTGCCGCGCACTGCAAGCACACATTACAAAAATGCAGGAAGATGCGGACAAGGACCTCAGAGAGCTCGAGGAGCGGATCAGGGAGCGGGAgctggcggagaagagacgCCTGGCGCCGGGATGGCTGGATAGCGATGCCCGACTGTTGGAGCCTGAGAGATCCGGGCCGGGCCATCAAATCGAGCCAAGCCCGCCGACATCAACAGGGCAGAGCGATCAAGGTGGAAGCGGAGATATATCCAGCGAGGAAGGCGCTCAGCTTGATCGAGCTTTTGGAGATATGGCGTTGAGGTAG
- a CDS encoding uncharacterized protein (EggNog:ENOG41~TransMembrane:1 (i158-182o)) yields MSPQGRRSKFPLHNGYLVLLSKYETQNIEVKVSYNTDPQSVADFSHFLKRRISNYGVGFTCFKIPDAPQGMDAGANATFQMRLESNYETPLPRSYFSCADITYVEREGLDFPFPCVNTTDVEWEILPTPTKKQDPPGPTATPWSPTEEKGKKKLSSGAIAGICIGGTIVLSGIVVLICKAVMESRESKERQKQVPCRWEPGSYGLPDLVPVNYDVYGTPTRRG; encoded by the exons ATGTCACCCCAAGGACGGCGGTCCAAGTTCCCCTTGC ACAATGGATACCTGGTACTTCTGTCCAAATACGAGACGCAGAATATTGAGGTGAAGGTCTCATACAATACGG ACCCCCAATCAGTCGCCGACTTCTCGCATTTCCTCAAGCGGCGCATCTCCAACTACGGCGTGGGCTTCACCTGCTTCAAGATCCCGGACGCCCCTCAGGGCATGGACGCTGGAGCCAATGCTACGTTCCAGATGCGCCTGGAATCTAATTACGAGACCCCCCTCCCGCGGTCCTACTTCTCCTGCGCTGACATCACCTACGTGGAGCGAGAAGGCCTTGACTTCCCCTTCCCGTGTGTCAACACCACAGACGTGGAATGGGAGATTTTGCCGACGCCCACGAAGAAGCAAGATCCGCCAGGGCCCACTGCTACTCCGTGGTCCCCAACCgaggagaaggggaagaagaagctcagtAGCGGGGCCATCGCTGGAATTTGCATAGGAGGCACCATTGTCCTTTCGGGAATAGTCGTACTTATCTGCAAGGCGGTGATGGAATCTCGGGAGTCGAAAGAGCGTCAAAAGCAGGTTCCGTGTAGATGGGAGCCGGGGAGTTATGGGCTACCGGACTTGGTACCTGTGAATTATGACGTTTATGGAACGCCTACGAGAAGAGGATAG